A DNA window from Nitratidesulfovibrio sp. SRB-5 contains the following coding sequences:
- a CDS encoding flagellar biosynthesis protein FlhF, translated as MQIKTYTGRNATAVLAKIKAELGPDAVILSSRECREGGRTWHEMSVGIEHAAAPGVASASGAIGTTGASGGPGGPVPPGWEEWHREWSQMKEHLFALMKPALRMEDLTPRQRVALEYLTREGVDDGVAMTLHRRLAADSGASVLEALADIVPVRGWGLAAWPQRAHVFAGPFGAGKTTAMLRMALTLRREKPDLKIVLVNADCGRGHGRLLLKHYAELSSLVYREASTAAEFAAILRECPDAGRILVDLPGVARDGSLARQLAILGLSGAGAGNGVAVHLVLPPHHGPAQMTALLARYAFEGTGSLVWTKLDEACTFGALVNVAAACGLPVSALSYGPGMRNSLVAASDAALWRLLFKRQLPGEAPTQAEPRPAARVAAQTGAQTGVQTGGQAVGQTGIRPGGLRSEGIRPDGISADIRSSVGARP; from the coding sequence ATGCAGATCAAGACGTACACAGGCCGGAACGCGACGGCGGTGCTGGCGAAGATCAAGGCCGAACTCGGCCCGGACGCGGTGATCCTGTCCTCGCGCGAATGCCGCGAGGGGGGCCGCACGTGGCACGAGATGAGCGTGGGCATCGAGCATGCGGCGGCGCCCGGCGTGGCCTCCGCGTCCGGCGCAATTGGCACGACTGGCGCGTCTGGCGGCCCTGGCGGTCCCGTCCCCCCCGGCTGGGAGGAATGGCACCGCGAATGGAGCCAGATGAAGGAGCACCTGTTCGCGCTGATGAAACCCGCCCTGCGCATGGAAGACCTTACCCCCCGCCAGCGCGTGGCCCTGGAATACCTGACGCGCGAAGGCGTGGACGACGGCGTGGCCATGACCCTGCATCGCAGGCTGGCGGCGGATTCCGGCGCCTCGGTGCTGGAAGCCCTGGCCGACATCGTGCCCGTGCGCGGCTGGGGCCTTGCGGCATGGCCGCAACGTGCCCACGTGTTCGCCGGGCCGTTCGGCGCGGGCAAGACCACGGCCATGCTGCGCATGGCGCTGACCCTGCGCCGTGAAAAGCCGGATCTGAAGATCGTGCTGGTCAACGCCGATTGCGGGCGCGGCCATGGCCGCCTGTTGCTGAAGCACTACGCCGAACTTTCCAGCCTTGTGTACCGCGAGGCCTCCACCGCCGCCGAATTCGCGGCCATCCTGCGCGAATGCCCGGATGCGGGCCGCATTCTGGTGGACCTGCCCGGCGTTGCGCGCGACGGCAGCCTGGCCCGCCAACTGGCGATCCTGGGCCTGTCGGGCGCGGGAGCGGGCAACGGCGTTGCCGTGCACCTGGTGCTGCCGCCGCACCACGGCCCGGCCCAGATGACCGCGCTGCTGGCGCGCTACGCCTTCGAGGGGACGGGCAGCCTTGTCTGGACGAAGCTGGACGAAGCCTGTACCTTCGGGGCATTGGTGAACGTGGCGGCGGCGTGCGGTCTGCCCGTGTCGGCCCTTTCCTACGGCCCCGGCATGCGCAATTCGCTGGTTGCCGCAAGCGATGCGGCGTTGTGGCGCCTGCTGTTCAAGCGGCAACTGCCCGGCGAGGCTCCGACGCAGGCCGAGCCCCGGCCCGCGGCCAGGGTGGCGGCCCAAACCGGAGCCCAAACCGGGGTCCAGACCGGCGGCCAGGCTGTCGGCCAGACGGGCATCAGGCCCGGCGGTCTCCGGTCGGAAGGAATCCGGCCTGACGGAATTTCGGCGGACATCCGGTCCTCTGTCGGCGCAAGGCCCTGA
- a CDS encoding MinD/ParA family protein, translating to MSPDLPLVFSVTSGKGGVGKTNIAANLACCLAQEGKRVVLLDADLGLANVDVVLGMTPQLNLFHLFHEGVDLSEILCETPYGFRILPASSGMSEMLSLSTGQKLELLEAMDALEGAVDYLIVDTGAGINDNVLYFNLAVQERLVVLTPEPTSLTDAYALIKVMKLNHGVEHFKVLVNMVPDAQTARDMFTRLYKACDHFLSGVSLDLAGFVPRDPAVRKAVVNQRPFCVMAPDSPACAAVREVARTVQTWDVAASLDGNIKFFWKKLLFRH from the coding sequence ATGAGCCCCGATCTTCCCCTGGTATTCTCCGTCACCTCCGGCAAGGGTGGCGTCGGCAAGACCAACATCGCCGCCAACCTGGCCTGCTGCCTTGCGCAGGAAGGCAAGCGCGTGGTCCTGCTGGACGCGGACCTCGGCCTTGCCAACGTGGATGTGGTGCTGGGCATGACCCCGCAACTGAACCTGTTCCACCTGTTCCACGAAGGCGTCGACCTTTCCGAGATACTCTGCGAAACGCCCTACGGCTTCCGCATCCTGCCCGCCTCGTCCGGCATGAGCGAAATGCTGTCGCTTTCCACCGGCCAGAAGCTGGAACTGCTGGAGGCCATGGACGCGCTGGAAGGCGCGGTGGACTACCTTATCGTGGACACCGGCGCGGGCATCAACGACAACGTGCTGTATTTCAACCTGGCGGTTCAGGAGCGGCTGGTGGTGCTCACCCCCGAGCCCACGTCGCTCACCGACGCCTACGCCCTGATCAAGGTGATGAAGCTCAACCACGGGGTGGAGCATTTCAAGGTGCTGGTGAACATGGTGCCCGACGCGCAGACCGCGCGCGACATGTTCACCCGGCTGTACAAGGCCTGCGACCATTTTCTTTCCGGCGTGTCGCTGGACCTGGCGGGCTTTGTCCCGCGCGACCCGGCGGTGCGCAAGGCAGTGGTGAACCAGCGACCCTTCTGCGTCATGGCGCCGGACAGTCCGGCCTGCGCGGCGGTGCGCGAGGTGGCCCGGACGGTACAAACGTGGGACGTGGCGGCGAGCCTCGATGGAAACATCAAGTTCTTCTGGAAAAAGCTCCTCTTCCGGCACTAA
- a CDS encoding FliA/WhiG family RNA polymerase sigma factor: protein METSSSSGKSSSSGTNPWDALESGAVAWGDFPRGDQERIVRHYAPKVRFLALRLKAKLPRNVELNELISAGTLGLMEALGKFRPQLGIRFETYAESRIRGAMLDELRRLDWFPRSLRQRVRQLDEAIQRIEHEKGRHPTEAELQDATGLDQKDVRLGLEALQNQLCLSLDAIQDSLAPDAGVQGEGEPFQTTATQELIERVAGLIDELTPREKLVLSLYYSDELNMRETAEVMGITEGRVSQLHSQALNRLRKEFRNHYGEHGTV, encoded by the coding sequence ATGGAAACATCAAGTTCTTCTGGAAAAAGCTCCTCTTCCGGCACTAACCCCTGGGACGCGCTGGAATCGGGAGCCGTCGCCTGGGGCGACTTCCCGCGCGGCGACCAGGAACGGATAGTCCGGCACTACGCGCCCAAGGTGCGGTTTCTGGCCTTGCGCCTGAAGGCCAAGCTGCCCCGCAACGTGGAGCTGAACGAACTGATCAGCGCGGGCACCCTGGGCCTCATGGAGGCGCTGGGCAAGTTCCGTCCGCAGCTTGGCATCCGCTTCGAGACGTATGCCGAAAGCCGCATCCGGGGCGCCATGCTGGACGAGTTGCGACGGCTGGACTGGTTTCCGCGCAGCCTGCGGCAACGGGTGCGGCAACTGGACGAGGCAATCCAACGCATCGAGCATGAAAAGGGACGCCACCCCACCGAGGCGGAATTGCAGGACGCCACGGGACTGGACCAGAAGGATGTACGGCTGGGGCTGGAGGCGTTGCAGAACCAGTTGTGTCTCTCGCTCGACGCCATACAGGACTCGCTGGCCCCCGATGCGGGCGTGCAGGGAGAGGGTGAACCGTTCCAGACCACGGCAACGCAGGAGCTCATAGAGCGGGTGGCGGGGCTGATAGACGAATTGACACCCCGAGAGAAGCTGGTATTGTCATTGTATTATAGCGACGAGCTGAACATGCGCGAAACAGCCGAGGTCATGGGCATCACCGAGGGGCGCGTCTCGCAACTGCACTCCCAGGCGCTCAACAGGCTGCGCAAGGAATTCAGGAACCACTACGGAGAACACGGCACCGTCTGA